The Persephonella atlantica genome includes a window with the following:
- a CDS encoding efflux RND transporter periplasmic adaptor subunit: MRKVITVLIAALISINAFAGGGHGHGEHLDEEFILTREVIDKLGIKWEKVSQREVSLKKRYPAVVKDDLTLSEAIYSPVEGVIKKLLVKEGDPVRKGQKLALIYSPEIKRLIAQIKLTEVQVKNLKAIYEREKELYNSEVIPYGRYFQAKVNYENALGKLKALKESLKAYGEIEGHLLILKSHIDGYVAKQNVVLGDSVDISKLIFKIHSHEKLWVVAMVPVEETVLFKKGMKVEVISPLGKTTGIVDFISHKVDPQTKRNDVRIIGDNSNDTLKPNMFVDVLLKKESIRGLFIPESAVVIKDGKYFAFIKDGEHVEPVELFLGQKIDGYYRVIDGLKEGDYIITEGTAFLKSRFLAETEGH, encoded by the coding sequence ATGAGAAAGGTTATAACAGTTTTAATAGCAGCTCTGATAAGCATAAATGCATTTGCAGGAGGAGGACACGGACACGGCGAACATTTAGATGAAGAGTTTATCCTAACCAGAGAAGTTATAGATAAATTAGGAATAAAATGGGAAAAGGTCAGTCAGAGAGAAGTATCCCTGAAAAAAAGATACCCTGCTGTGGTAAAGGACGACCTTACACTTTCTGAAGCTATATACTCACCTGTAGAAGGGGTAATCAAAAAGCTGTTGGTAAAAGAAGGAGATCCTGTCAGAAAAGGGCAGAAATTAGCTCTCATATACTCTCCAGAAATCAAAAGATTAATTGCCCAGATAAAACTAACAGAGGTTCAGGTTAAAAACCTGAAAGCTATATACGAAAGGGAGAAGGAGCTTTACAACTCTGAGGTTATTCCATACGGCAGGTACTTTCAGGCAAAGGTTAACTATGAAAATGCATTAGGAAAGCTAAAAGCACTGAAAGAATCCCTAAAAGCTTACGGGGAGATTGAGGGACACCTGCTAATTTTAAAGTCCCATATAGACGGTTATGTTGCAAAACAGAATGTTGTTTTAGGAGACAGTGTTGATATCAGTAAACTGATTTTCAAAATACACTCCCACGAAAAACTGTGGGTTGTTGCAATGGTTCCAGTAGAAGAGACTGTACTGTTTAAAAAAGGAATGAAGGTTGAAGTTATATCTCCACTGGGAAAAACCACAGGTATTGTGGATTTTATCAGCCACAAGGTTGACCCACAGACAAAGAGAAATGATGTAAGGATTATCGGCGACAACTCTAACGACACTCTCAAACCAAACATGTTTGTAGATGTTCTGCTGAAAAAGGAAAGCATAAGGGGACTGTTCATTCCAGAAAGTGCAGTGGTCATAAAAGATGGAAAGTACTTTGCTTTCATAAAAGATGGGGAACATGTGGAGCCTGTAGAACTGTTTTTAGGACAGAAAATAGACGGATACTACAGAGTGATAGATGGACTAAAAGAGGGAGATTACATCATCACAGAAGGAACAGCATTCCTCAAAAGCAGATTCTTAGCTGAAACAGAAGGGCATTAA
- a CDS encoding efflux RND transporter permease subunit — protein MITNILRYRLLVIFALIGILSYGYYAFRTIPVDTFPDPTPLQVNIYTEAPGYSAEEVEALITKRIETVMSGIKDVETVRSTSIPGLSYVAIFFKEGTDIYFDRRLVMEKLPEAQSQLPEGIVPIMGPNTSGLGNVLIYALVSDNSKYSLTDLKAIQEWLVKPILKSVDGVEDISQWGPEKAFLIKPYPEKLLKYGITLGDIFEAAEKNGGLAGGGYIKTPEGDLVVRAVASITDIKQIQNIPVKVEHGTVIRIKDVADVEEGEVPQRRGAFTLNGKEVQGNIVLKRVHTNTKELIQKLKAEIDRINTDVLPEGVKIKILYDQSYLTDKALSTIEKALLEGIILVSIAMMIYLWNVRAAVLVILSIPFTLLIAFAIMKNLGLTADLMSLGGLAIGLGLFADATVVVIENIFRHISHSREKFKDRNYRLEIIKLSVQEITRPVFFAILIIMVVFLPIFSFEGVEGKYFKPLALTIIAALGASLFVAYVFMPVLAYFGLKPGSEKSLIMDFIEKIYLKVLKGAMKIGLALFIGTVILFGGSVYLLTKVGTEFTPELDEGAVLLEVFLDTNISREEAKRLANIIEERAKSFDVVTNAFTTVGRAEKGEVTDVSYMETWILLKPYNQWKEFKTRKEFEQALREKLKDIPVAGLVFTQPIAMRIEELLSGVRATVAVKIFGDDLKKINQIAMKVEEVAKGIKGAVDVETEIQSGRLQLQIIPDYEKLYRYGYTVERLLSLVGDFMAGVQVNELREGLISFPVMIKLPENTIDNIEKIKNIPLLKKDDGTILRLQDVAQVKIVPGFSKIRHENGLRYALVQMNIEDRDLGGFIKELREKINQNVKLPEGYFIKFAGQFENQERAMKRLSIVVPIAILLIFILLYLNYNTVRDSLIIMLNVPFATIGGILSLYISGFNLSVPAAIGFIAVFGIATLNGVVLVSYIRQMLDEGFSIEEAINRAARLRLRPILITATAASLGLVPILFTHDIGSEIQKPIAVVVIGGIFTSTFLTLVLLPIVYKFVYKIRKT, from the coding sequence ATGATAACAAACATTCTCAGATATAGACTGTTAGTGATATTTGCCCTTATAGGAATACTCTCTTATGGCTATTACGCATTCAGAACCATTCCTGTTGATACATTTCCTGACCCTACACCACTGCAGGTAAACATATACACTGAAGCTCCCGGATACTCTGCTGAAGAAGTGGAAGCATTAATCACCAAAAGAATAGAGACAGTAATGTCTGGAATAAAAGATGTGGAAACTGTAAGAAGCACTTCCATACCAGGGCTGTCTTACGTTGCAATATTCTTCAAAGAGGGAACGGACATATATTTTGATAGAAGGCTGGTAATGGAAAAACTGCCAGAAGCCCAGAGCCAGCTACCTGAAGGCATTGTTCCTATTATGGGACCTAACACTTCAGGACTTGGTAATGTGCTTATCTACGCCCTCGTATCAGACAACTCTAAATACTCCCTCACAGACCTGAAAGCTATTCAGGAATGGCTTGTTAAACCTATACTCAAATCTGTTGACGGAGTGGAAGATATATCACAGTGGGGTCCAGAAAAAGCATTTCTGATAAAACCCTATCCAGAAAAACTACTGAAATACGGAATAACATTAGGAGACATATTTGAAGCAGCAGAGAAAAACGGCGGTCTTGCAGGTGGAGGATACATAAAAACTCCAGAGGGAGACCTTGTTGTCAGAGCTGTTGCCAGCATAACGGACATAAAGCAGATACAAAACATTCCTGTAAAGGTAGAGCACGGAACAGTTATAAGAATAAAAGATGTAGCTGACGTTGAAGAAGGAGAGGTTCCCCAGAGGAGAGGAGCATTCACCCTCAACGGAAAGGAGGTTCAGGGAAACATCGTCCTTAAAAGGGTTCACACAAATACTAAGGAACTGATACAGAAACTAAAAGCAGAAATAGACAGAATAAATACAGACGTTCTACCTGAAGGAGTAAAGATAAAAATTCTTTACGACCAGTCCTACCTTACAGACAAGGCACTATCAACGATAGAAAAGGCACTATTAGAAGGTATCATTCTTGTCTCTATTGCCATGATGATATATCTGTGGAATGTGAGGGCAGCTGTCTTAGTGATACTCTCTATACCATTTACCCTGCTTATAGCCTTTGCCATTATGAAAAATTTAGGGCTTACAGCAGACCTTATGTCCCTTGGAGGACTGGCTATCGGTCTTGGTCTGTTTGCAGATGCTACCGTTGTGGTGATAGAAAACATTTTCAGGCATATAAGCCACAGCAGAGAAAAGTTTAAAGACAGAAACTACAGATTAGAAATAATAAAGCTGTCTGTTCAGGAGATAACAAGACCAGTATTTTTTGCAATTCTTATAATAATGGTTGTTTTTCTACCTATTTTTAGCTTTGAAGGAGTTGAAGGAAAGTACTTCAAGCCCCTTGCCCTCACAATTATTGCAGCCTTAGGTGCATCCCTGTTTGTTGCCTATGTCTTTATGCCCGTTCTTGCCTACTTTGGACTGAAACCAGGCAGTGAAAAAAGTCTGATTATGGATTTTATAGAAAAAATATATCTGAAAGTACTAAAAGGAGCTATGAAGATAGGATTAGCCCTGTTTATAGGGACAGTTATACTGTTTGGCGGCTCTGTATATCTGCTGACAAAAGTAGGAACAGAGTTTACACCAGAACTTGACGAAGGAGCTGTCCTGCTTGAAGTCTTCCTTGATACAAACATATCAAGGGAAGAGGCAAAAAGACTGGCAAACATCATAGAAGAAAGGGCAAAGTCCTTTGACGTGGTAACAAATGCTTTTACTACAGTAGGAAGGGCAGAAAAAGGAGAAGTTACAGATGTTTCTTACATGGAAACATGGATACTTCTAAAGCCTTACAACCAGTGGAAAGAGTTCAAAACAAGAAAAGAGTTTGAACAGGCACTGAGGGAGAAGCTGAAGGACATTCCTGTTGCAGGTTTAGTGTTTACACAGCCTATAGCAATGAGAATTGAAGAGCTTCTGTCTGGTGTCAGAGCAACAGTAGCAGTAAAGATATTTGGAGATGATTTAAAAAAGATAAACCAGATAGCAATGAAGGTGGAAGAAGTCGCAAAAGGTATAAAAGGAGCTGTTGATGTGGAAACAGAGATACAGTCAGGAAGACTGCAGCTGCAGATAATCCCAGATTACGAAAAACTTTACAGGTACGGTTACACCGTAGAAAGACTGCTGAGCCTTGTTGGAGACTTTATGGCTGGTGTTCAGGTAAATGAGCTAAGAGAAGGACTTATCAGTTTTCCTGTTATGATAAAACTACCTGAAAACACTATAGACAACATAGAAAAAATAAAAAATATACCTCTACTTAAAAAAGATGACGGAACTATATTGAGACTTCAGGATGTGGCACAGGTGAAGATAGTACCGGGATTTTCAAAAATCAGGCATGAGAATGGCCTCAGATATGCCCTTGTTCAGATGAACATTGAAGACAGAGACCTTGGAGGATTTATCAAAGAACTCAGAGAAAAGATAAATCAGAACGTAAAACTACCGGAAGGATACTTTATAAAGTTTGCAGGTCAATTTGAAAATCAGGAAAGGGCAATGAAAAGACTATCAATCGTTGTTCCCATAGCCATACTGCTGATATTCATACTACTGTACCTGAACTACAACACTGTTAGGGACTCACTTATAATCATGCTTAATGTTCCATTTGCAACCATAGGAGGAATTTTGTCCCTTTACATATCTGGATTTAACCTTTCTGTTCCAGCTGCAATAGGATTTATAGCAGTGTTTGGTATAGCTACCCTTAACGGTGTTGTTTTAGTTTCATACATCAGACAGATGTTAGATGAAGGATTCAGTATTGAAGAAGCAATAAACAGAGCAGCAAGGCTGAGACTCAGGCCTATCCTGATTACAGCAACAGCTGCTTCCTTAGGATTGGTTCCAATACTGTTCACCCATGACATAGGTTCAGAGATTCAGAAACCTATCGCTGTTGTCGTTATTGGAGGTATATTTACGTCAACATTCCTGACGCTGGTTCTCCTTCCTATCGTTTACAAGTTTGTCTACAAGATAAGAAAAACTTAA
- a CDS encoding DUF2231 domain-containing protein produces MEFLAQFHPPMVHFAIALILTGVLFDILGFVFRKESLKHAGFWTILFGVFAVWGAMFTGHEAEELVEDAIKGTVAYEILEQHEEIGEILPWIVTVLGIIRTFLHLRPNNKIFIIYLLAGILVAGAVGYQGRIGGKLVFEHGVGTKAMEKSKYNKEYYHTDEDD; encoded by the coding sequence ATGGAATTTTTAGCACAGTTTCATCCACCGATGGTTCATTTTGCCATTGCACTCATACTGACAGGTGTACTGTTTGACATATTAGGTTTTGTTTTCAGAAAAGAAAGTCTAAAACATGCAGGTTTCTGGACTATCCTGTTTGGCGTTTTTGCAGTATGGGGAGCTATGTTTACAGGGCACGAAGCAGAAGAGTTAGTTGAAGATGCTATAAAGGGAACGGTAGCTTACGAGATTTTAGAGCAGCACGAGGAGATAGGAGAAATTCTGCCGTGGATAGTTACTGTCTTAGGGATAATTAGAACATTTTTGCACCTTAGGCCAAATAACAAAATATTTATCATTTATCTGTTAGCCGGAATATTAGTTGCAGGTGCTGTCGGATATCAGGGAAGAATAGGTGGAAAGTTAGTTTTTGAGCACGGCGTAGGAACAAAAGCGATGGAAAAATCAAAATACAACAAGGAATACTACCATACAGATGAAGACGACTGA
- a CDS encoding HPr-rel-A system PqqD family peptide chaperone → MNRIKQLAINEEGFVFDPLTGDSFTVNQTGLFILQKLKEGKETEQIVKELTEEFEVSQEEAERDLIDFVEKLRSYRLL, encoded by the coding sequence ATGAACAGGATTAAGCAGCTTGCCATAAACGAAGAAGGTTTTGTTTTTGACCCATTAACAGGAGACAGCTTCACAGTAAACCAGACAGGACTGTTTATACTTCAGAAGCTAAAAGAAGGAAAAGAAACAGAACAGATAGTAAAGGAGCTTACAGAAGAGTTTGAGGTGTCTCAGGAAGAAGCAGAAAGAGACCTTATTGATTTTGTGGAAAAACTGAGAAGTTACAGACTTCTTTAG
- a CDS encoding ATP-grasp domain-containing protein: MELKIAVSGINAVDNPGPGIGVAKSLTEAEDFSAQIIGLAYDAMEPGIYMDWIIKKSFIMPYPSGGHDAFINRLIYIKDSYGLDFVMSVLDAELPVLIKYADELEKNGIKTFLPTYQQFKLRAKDRLEEIAQSIGIDIPKSAVVSSYDELIKAVEKIGLPVMVKGAFYKAYRAYTTQEAISYYNKIVAQWGYPIIVQQVVSGEEMNVVAAGDGEGNSLGMVGIKKMWITELGKIWTGVTIKNEKMLTAAQKFIEKYGWRGAFELECIVDTKEDRVYLIEINPRFPAWSYFSTGVGVNIAANIIRKAFDLPVKQYADYPAGKLYVRFTDDLVTDMDRFQKVITRGES; encoded by the coding sequence ATGGAGCTAAAGATAGCCGTTTCAGGAATAAACGCCGTAGACAACCCAGGTCCCGGTATTGGAGTAGCAAAAAGCCTCACAGAAGCTGAAGATTTTTCAGCACAGATAATAGGTCTTGCATATGATGCTATGGAGCCGGGCATATATATGGACTGGATTATTAAAAAATCCTTTATCATGCCTTACCCTTCAGGAGGACATGATGCCTTTATAAACAGACTTATTTATATAAAAGATAGCTACGGTCTGGATTTTGTTATGTCTGTTTTGGATGCAGAACTTCCTGTTTTGATAAAGTATGCCGATGAGTTAGAAAAAAACGGTATAAAAACATTTCTTCCCACATACCAGCAGTTTAAGCTGAGAGCAAAGGACAGGTTAGAAGAGATTGCCCAGAGTATAGGTATAGACATCCCTAAATCAGCTGTGGTTTCATCTTATGACGAACTGATAAAGGCTGTAGAAAAGATAGGCCTGCCTGTCATGGTAAAGGGAGCTTTCTACAAGGCGTACAGGGCTTACACAACACAGGAGGCTATAAGCTATTACAACAAAATAGTTGCCCAGTGGGGATATCCAATTATCGTTCAGCAGGTAGTTTCTGGAGAGGAAATGAATGTGGTTGCAGCTGGAGATGGAGAGGGAAATTCTTTAGGAATGGTGGGAATAAAAAAAATGTGGATAACAGAGCTTGGGAAGATATGGACAGGAGTTACAATAAAAAATGAGAAAATGCTCACTGCTGCACAGAAATTTATTGAAAAGTACGGCTGGAGAGGAGCTTTTGAACTTGAATGTATTGTTGATACAAAAGAAGACAGGGTATACCTGATAGAGATAAATCCCCGATTCCCAGCTTGGTCGTACTTTTCCACTGGCGTTGGCGTAAACATAGCAGCAAACATCATAAGAAAAGCATTTGACCTGCCTGTAAAACAGTATGCAGATTATCCAGCTGGAAAACTTTATGTGAGATTTACAGACGACCTTGTTACAGATATGGACAGATTTCAAAAAGTGATAACGAGAGGTGAAAGCTGA
- a CDS encoding alanine racemase — translation MKKIYQKPVITKLQTGFMNKFGSSPLYARKVRTDIDGVPISELAEKFGSPLFVISEKQLREKYRQIYSAFANRYPNVQFGWSYKTNYLKAVCAVLHQEGAIAEVVSEFEYEKARNIGMEGKDIIFNGPHKTINALKRAALEGAKIHIDHFDEITDLEHIADEIGKQIKVAIRINMDTGIHPQWDRFGFNLETGQALDAVKRIASGGKLVLNGLHCHIGTFILEPEAYGKEVEKMVKFAYEIEDNFGFKIEYLDIGGGFPSKNRLKGTYLPPDVAVPPVEEFAEKITDSLYSNLRPGDFPKLILETGRAIVDEAGYLITTVFASKRLPDGRKAYIADAGVNLLFTAFWYKFNIEIDREVQGSNEPSVIYGPLCMNIDIIDEGTMLPPLKRGTRLIFSPVGAYNNTQWMQFIEYRPNVVMVMEDQTVEIIREKEDLSDIERRERLPERLKIK, via the coding sequence ATGAAAAAGATTTATCAGAAACCTGTCATAACAAAACTGCAGACAGGGTTTATGAACAAGTTTGGCTCTTCCCCTCTGTATGCAAGGAAAGTCAGGACAGATATAGACGGGGTTCCCATTTCTGAGCTTGCGGAAAAATTTGGCTCTCCCTTATTCGTTATTTCAGAAAAACAGCTGAGAGAAAAATATAGACAGATATACAGCGCATTTGCCAACAGATATCCTAACGTTCAGTTTGGATGGTCTTACAAAACAAATTATCTCAAGGCTGTATGTGCCGTTCTTCATCAGGAAGGAGCTATAGCAGAGGTTGTATCTGAGTTTGAGTATGAAAAAGCAAGAAATATAGGAATGGAAGGAAAAGATATTATCTTCAATGGTCCCCACAAAACTATAAATGCTTTAAAAAGGGCAGCTTTAGAGGGGGCAAAGATACATATAGACCACTTTGATGAGATTACAGACCTTGAGCATATTGCTGATGAAATAGGAAAACAGATAAAAGTTGCCATCAGAATAAACATGGATACAGGAATTCATCCCCAGTGGGACAGATTTGGATTTAATTTAGAGACAGGTCAGGCTTTAGATGCTGTAAAAAGGATAGCATCTGGAGGAAAACTTGTATTAAACGGTCTTCACTGCCACATAGGAACATTTATATTAGAGCCTGAAGCATACGGAAAAGAAGTTGAAAAAATGGTAAAGTTTGCATACGAGATTGAGGACAACTTTGGATTTAAGATAGAGTACTTGGACATTGGTGGGGGATTTCCATCAAAAAACAGATTGAAAGGTACGTATCTTCCCCCTGATGTGGCAGTTCCTCCTGTTGAGGAGTTTGCAGAAAAGATAACAGACAGTCTATACTCAAATCTCAGACCAGGAGATTTTCCCAAGCTTATTTTAGAAACAGGCAGAGCTATTGTTGATGAGGCTGGGTATCTTATAACAACAGTGTTTGCATCAAAACGACTCCCTGATGGAAGGAAAGCATACATAGCAGATGCAGGGGTTAATCTGCTGTTTACAGCATTCTGGTACAAGTTCAATATAGAGATAGACAGGGAAGTGCAGGGAAGCAACGAACCATCTGTTATTTATGGTCCTCTATGTATGAATATAGACATAATAGATGAAGGAACGATGCTGCCTCCTCTGAAAAGGGGAACAAGACTGATTTTTTCTCCTGTAGGAGCTTACAACAACACCCAGTGGATGCAGTTTATTGAGTACAGACCAAATGTTGTGATGGTGATGGAAGACCAGACAGTAGAAATTATAAGGGAAAAAGAAGACCTCTCTGACATTGAAAGAAGGGAGAGACTTCCTGAAAGATTAAAAATAAAATAG
- a CDS encoding urea transporter has translation MEKIKKQIKAVLNSYSEILFLENSVAGFVILLATFLNPNLGGAGIIAIISAYLFARFLGIGETFLKTGFYTYNSLLVGLSIGYLFKLTPLTAFFIVASSITTLIFSVMLHSIFSYYLKIPILSLPFVVISSTIYLAVSNYTNLFVNSLYPHINFSFLENYLPLWISGFFKSLGTILFLPDVFVGIVFSLVILLVSRILFMLSVIGYYTGTITAAFLTGSFATAFSDISHFNFILISMVLGGIFLIPSIKSYFIAVTGVIISTIVLSAIKTFWSFYGIPAFTLPFNFISLTLIYVLGLLGFPYVAKVIRKTPEETLDFYLTNIKRYRGSYNTIHLPFSGRWTVWQGFDGKWTHKGNWRYAYDFVITDESGKTYRNDGKQLTDYYAYRKPVLSPVRGRVVKVISDLPDNPIGQVDRENNWGNLVIIYDQRGFYVEISHLSQNSIKVKEGDWVEVGTFLGLCGNSGYSPQPHIHIQVQPSADIGSYTLPFSFVSYISQNRFFSNDLPKEGEIVEPVFPDKSIEIKMTFVLDYTFEYEIIKGEKRENLSLTVKMAPDGTFYFDSGKGQLYFGKHEGTFYFYRIDGEDPYLKLFFLALPRMPLFYREGLRWEDFLPVKVVTGGIKKSLILFFSSFNHNLSHIQYTGKFEKNMKITGKITSKLLNINETVQVELDETVGIKSIKFKDTYIKLKKFIHSKEG, from the coding sequence ATGGAAAAGATAAAAAAGCAGATAAAGGCAGTTTTAAACAGCTACTCTGAAATTCTGTTCCTTGAAAATTCCGTGGCAGGATTTGTTATACTCCTTGCCACATTTCTAAACCCCAATTTAGGGGGAGCAGGTATCATAGCAATAATATCTGCATACCTGTTTGCGAGATTTTTAGGTATCGGAGAAACATTCTTAAAGACAGGTTTTTACACATACAACTCTCTCCTTGTAGGACTGTCTATTGGATATCTGTTTAAACTGACGCCATTAACAGCCTTTTTTATTGTTGCATCAAGTATCACCACCCTGATTTTTTCTGTTATGCTGCACAGTATATTTTCCTACTATCTAAAAATTCCCATTCTCAGCCTGCCGTTTGTTGTGATAAGCTCAACAATCTATCTTGCAGTATCAAACTACACAAACCTTTTTGTAAACTCTCTTTACCCACACATTAATTTCTCATTTTTAGAAAATTACCTCCCCCTGTGGATTTCTGGTTTTTTTAAATCCCTTGGGACTATTCTGTTTTTACCTGATGTTTTTGTTGGGATTGTGTTTTCACTGGTTATACTGCTTGTGTCCCGTATTTTGTTTATGCTTTCTGTGATTGGCTACTACACAGGAACGATAACAGCTGCATTCTTAACAGGCTCTTTTGCTACAGCATTCTCAGACATCAGCCATTTTAATTTCATACTGATTTCAATGGTTTTAGGAGGAATATTCCTTATCCCATCTATAAAATCCTACTTTATTGCAGTAACAGGAGTGATTATATCAACCATAGTGCTGTCTGCAATAAAAACCTTCTGGTCTTTTTACGGCATACCAGCCTTTACACTGCCGTTTAACTTTATATCCCTCACACTTATATATGTTCTTGGCCTTCTTGGATTTCCCTATGTGGCAAAGGTTATAAGGAAAACACCAGAAGAAACACTGGACTTCTACCTTACAAACATAAAAAGATACAGAGGCAGTTACAACACAATACATCTACCGTTCTCAGGCAGATGGACAGTATGGCAGGGATTTGACGGGAAATGGACTCACAAAGGGAACTGGAGATATGCATACGACTTTGTTATAACAGATGAAAGCGGAAAAACCTACCGTAATGATGGAAAACAGTTAACAGATTACTACGCATACCGCAAACCTGTTCTTTCTCCAGTAAGAGGTAGAGTAGTAAAGGTTATATCAGATCTTCCTGACAACCCTATCGGTCAGGTTGACAGGGAAAACAACTGGGGGAATTTAGTTATCATATACGACCAGAGAGGATTCTATGTAGAAATATCCCATCTATCCCAAAACTCCATAAAAGTAAAAGAAGGAGACTGGGTAGAGGTGGGAACATTTCTTGGACTGTGTGGAAACTCTGGATACTCTCCACAACCTCACATACACATTCAAGTTCAGCCTTCTGCAGATATAGGCTCATACACACTCCCATTTAGCTTCGTAAGTTATATCAGTCAGAACCGCTTTTTCTCAAACGACCTTCCTAAGGAAGGCGAGATAGTAGAGCCTGTATTCCCTGATAAATCTATAGAAATTAAGATGACATTTGTTTTAGATTACACATTTGAGTACGAGATTATAAAAGGAGAAAAAAGGGAAAATCTATCCCTTACAGTGAAAATGGCTCCAGACGGCACATTTTACTTTGATTCAGGAAAAGGTCAGCTGTATTTTGGCAAACATGAGGGGACATTTTACTTTTACAGAATTGATGGTGAAGACCCTTACCTGAAGCTGTTTTTCCTTGCACTACCCCGGATGCCTCTGTTTTACAGGGAAGGCTTAAGATGGGAAGATTTTCTGCCGGTAAAAGTAGTTACTGGTGGAATAAAAAAATCATTAATTCTGTTTTTCAGCTCTTTCAACCACAACCTGTCCCACATACAGTACACAGGAAAATTTGAAAAGAACATGAAAATAACAGGTAAGATAACATCAAAACTGCTCAACATAAACGAAACAGTGCAGGTAGAATTAGATGAAACAGTTGGCATAAAAAGTATAAAATTTAAAGACACATACATAAAGCTCAAAAAGTTTATCCACAGTAAGGAGGGCTAA
- a CDS encoding tetratricopeptide repeat protein, whose amino-acid sequence MIRMAVLTILLLINGSYALEYQEIKKSYYRSYQYEKTGDYENAIKALMFVYNEYPDGYTVNLRLGWLYYLMKRYANSVFHYKKAIKAAPYSVEAKLGYTLPLLAQKKFSEVESICYQIINTDFYNYYGNLRLSYALRMEKKYETAVKIAQKMLALYPTDINFLMELALSKFSLGKKEEAKKIFLDVLILDPENITAREYLKY is encoded by the coding sequence ATGATAAGGATGGCTGTGCTTACAATCCTGCTGCTGATTAACGGCTCATATGCACTTGAGTATCAGGAGATAAAAAAATCCTACTACCGCTCGTATCAGTACGAAAAAACAGGAGATTACGAAAACGCAATAAAAGCTCTTATGTTTGTTTACAACGAGTATCCTGACGGATACACAGTAAATCTCAGACTGGGATGGCTTTACTATCTGATGAAAAGGTATGCAAACTCGGTGTTTCACTACAAAAAGGCTATAAAGGCTGCACCATACTCTGTGGAAGCAAAGCTGGGATACACACTTCCATTACTTGCCCAGAAAAAGTTCTCAGAAGTTGAAAGTATATGTTATCAGATAATCAATACTGACTTTTACAACTATTACGGAAATCTACGGCTGAGCTATGCCCTCAGAATGGAAAAAAAGTACGAAACTGCTGTAAAAATAGCACAGAAAATGCTTGCTCTCTATCCTACAGATATAAACTTTCTGATGGAGCTGGCTCTGTCTAAGTTTTCGTTAGGAAAAAAGGAAGAAGCTAAGAAAATATTTTTAGATGTACTGATTTTAGACCCGGAAAATATCACTGCCAGAGAGTACCTGAAATACTAA
- a CDS encoding thioredoxin family protein has protein sequence MKKVVIEVLELKSCPECHKLIKVLQEVLSEIEDMKDTIEVVFLDLFDHNSRINELGMYQCPALAINGDIRFMGEIPHKEELKSLIVSEILSH, from the coding sequence TTGAAGAAGGTCGTGATAGAAGTCTTAGAGCTAAAAAGCTGTCCTGAGTGTCATAAACTAATCAAAGTGTTACAAGAAGTCCTGTCTGAGATAGAAGATATGAAAGATACGATTGAGGTTGTTTTTTTAGACCTTTTTGACCATAACAGCCGTATAAATGAGCTTGGTATGTATCAGTGTCCAGCCCTTGCAATAAATGGAGATATCCGTTTTATGGGAGAGATTCCCCATAAAGAAGAGCTTAAATCACTGATTGTTTCAGAGATTCTATCCCATTAA
- the folK gene encoding 2-amino-4-hydroxy-6-hydroxymethyldihydropteridine diphosphokinase, protein MEKVFIGLGSNVGDRKKNIDTAIKYISQIMTEISVAPIYVSKAVGYENQPDFFNTVVSGFTELSPEKLFRKLKEIEEKTGRIKRFRWGPREIDIDIIFYGKTIIETRELIIPHPRAHERDFVLKPLSDIQPDFLHPVLRKTVKELLLNLKHRSIIKKL, encoded by the coding sequence TTGGAAAAAGTTTTTATAGGTCTGGGCTCAAATGTGGGAGACAGAAAAAAGAATATAGATACAGCCATAAAGTATATTTCGCAGATAATGACAGAAATATCTGTTGCTCCAATATATGTATCAAAGGCTGTTGGGTATGAAAATCAGCCAGATTTTTTCAACACAGTTGTGTCAGGGTTTACAGAGCTTTCTCCAGAAAAGTTATTCAGAAAACTAAAAGAAATAGAAGAAAAGACAGGCAGAATAAAAAGGTTCCGCTGGGGTCCAAGGGAGATTGACATAGACATCATTTTTTATGGAAAAACTATAATAGAAACAAGAGAGCTGATTATACCCCATCCAAGAGCTCACGAAAGGGATTTTGTCCTGAAACCACTGTCAGACATTCAACCTGACTTTCTGCATCCTGTCCTGAGAAAAACAGTAAAAGAGCTACTACTAAACCTAAAACACAGAAGCATCATAAAGAAACTGTAG